From Desulfobulbaceae bacterium, the proteins below share one genomic window:
- a CDS encoding CBS domain-containing protein, producing the protein MYIEHYMTKIPVTVGPETPIGEVKGILETKHFRHLPVVGDDGCLLGMVTDRDIRSAYPSCVDTGKQHKDEIWKISQSPVGEIMSKDVVSLSSYATLDDALILLNRHKVGALPVIDSHHKVIGVFSVRDLIMAYTTLFGLGERGSVLVGVKDDGKPRPLTRIVHTLEEHDIHFSRVVRSKSMVPGQHSQTISVRVNTMNLRAVHRALEEAGFVVDPMLPEQPL; encoded by the coding sequence ATGTATATTGAACATTACATGACCAAGATCCCGGTCACGGTCGGGCCTGAGACTCCCATCGGTGAAGTGAAGGGAATCCTTGAGACTAAACATTTTCGGCACTTGCCGGTTGTCGGGGATGATGGTTGTCTCCTTGGCATGGTCACTGACCGTGATATTCGTTCGGCCTACCCCTCCTGTGTCGATACCGGTAAGCAGCATAAGGACGAGATTTGGAAAATCAGTCAGTCCCCGGTTGGCGAGATCATGAGTAAGGATGTGGTTTCTCTTTCATCCTATGCCACCTTGGACGATGCCCTGATCCTTCTTAATCGGCACAAGGTTGGCGCCTTGCCGGTGATCGATAGCCACCACAAGGTGATTGGAGTTTTTTCCGTTCGTGATCTGATCATGGCCTATACCACGCTCTTTGGTCTTGGCGAGCGGGGATCGGTCCTGGTCGGCGTCAAGGACGATGGCAAGCCCCGGCCTTTAACCCGGATCGTGCACACCTTGGAGGAACATGATATCCATTTCAGCCGGGTGGTGCGCAGCAAGAGCATGGTCCCTGGTCAGCATTCTCAGACTATCTCGGTTCGGGTCAATACTATGAACCTTCGGGCCGTGCACCGGGCCTTGGAAGAAGCTGGGTTTGTTGTCGACCCGATGCTGCCAGAGCAACCTCTGTAA